One window of Akkermansia biwaensis genomic DNA carries:
- the rplK gene encoding 50S ribosomal protein L11 gives MAKEITKIIKLQINAGAANPSPPVGPALGQAGVNIMAFCKEFNAATQKQAGDLLPTVITVYKDKSFSFITKQPPGSVLLKKAAGIASGSGEPNKKKVATLSKAKLMEVVNTKLPDLNTKDPESAARILAGQARQMGIEVEGM, from the coding sequence ATGGCAAAAGAAATAACCAAAATCATCAAGCTCCAGATCAACGCCGGAGCCGCTAACCCCTCCCCGCCCGTGGGTCCGGCACTTGGTCAGGCCGGTGTAAACATCATGGCATTCTGCAAGGAGTTCAACGCCGCCACGCAAAAGCAGGCCGGCGACCTCCTGCCGACCGTCATCACGGTTTACAAGGACAAGTCATTCTCTTTCATCACCAAGCAGCCCCCGGGCAGCGTGCTTCTCAAGAAAGCCGCCGGCATTGCCTCCGGATCCGGCGAACCGAACAAGAAAAAGGTTGCCACCCTTTCCAAGGCCAAGCTGATGGAAGTTGTCAACACCAAACTCCCTGACCTCAACACGAAAGATCCCGAAAGCGCCGCCCGCATCCTTGCCGGACAGGCACGCCAGATGGGCATCGAAGTTGAAGGTATGTAA
- a CDS encoding preprotein translocase subunit SecE — MFRKISQFIAEVKGELKKTTWPWESDPKVKGFKKFRELWGSTLVVLIAMVFLGAFVASFDIFLHSVVNYLIKLAV; from the coding sequence ATGTTTCGCAAGATTTCTCAATTCATCGCCGAAGTTAAGGGCGAGCTTAAGAAGACCACCTGGCCCTGGGAAAGCGATCCCAAGGTGAAAGGGTTCAAAAAATTCCGCGAACTCTGGGGTTCCACTCTTGTCGTCCTGATTGCCATGGTCTTCCTTGGCGCGTTTGTCGCATCGTTCGACATCTTCCTCCACAGCGTGGTCAACTACCTCATCAAGTTGGCAGTCTAG
- the rplA gene encoding 50S ribosomal protein L1, with the protein MSTKRSKRYQEAAKLVTPNKNYSISEAVETMKSFPAPKFDPTVTVSFHLTVDPRKSDQMVRGSVSLPNGTGKNVRVLVFAQGDAAKAAQEAGAEYVGFEDLIKKVQDGFVDFDTAIATPDAMTEVRKVARVLGPRGLMPNPKTGTVTDDTAKAVKEVKAGRVDYKVDKNANISAAVGKLSFSNESICENIAALVDSVIKARPASAKGAYVESVTVSCAMCPGLPVDTASIAKL; encoded by the coding sequence ATGTCTACCAAACGCAGCAAGCGATATCAAGAAGCAGCCAAGCTTGTTACTCCTAACAAGAACTACAGCATCTCCGAAGCCGTGGAAACCATGAAGTCCTTCCCGGCGCCGAAGTTTGACCCGACTGTCACCGTTTCCTTCCACCTGACCGTGGACCCCCGCAAATCCGACCAGATGGTCCGCGGAAGCGTCTCCCTGCCCAACGGCACGGGCAAGAACGTCCGCGTCCTCGTCTTCGCCCAGGGCGACGCCGCCAAGGCCGCCCAGGAAGCCGGAGCCGAATACGTGGGTTTTGAAGACCTCATCAAGAAGGTCCAGGACGGTTTCGTTGACTTTGACACGGCCATTGCCACCCCCGACGCCATGACGGAGGTTCGCAAGGTTGCCCGTGTACTGGGTCCGCGCGGCTTGATGCCCAACCCGAAAACCGGTACGGTTACGGACGACACGGCCAAGGCCGTGAAGGAAGTGAAGGCAGGCCGCGTCGACTACAAGGTTGACAAGAATGCCAACATCTCCGCCGCTGTAGGCAAGCTGTCCTTCTCCAACGAAAGCATCTGCGAAAACATCGCCGCTCTGGTTGATTCCGTCATCAAAGCACGCCCGGCTTCCGCCAAGGGCGCCTATGTGGAATCCGTCACCGTTTCATGCGCCATGTGCCCCGGTCTCCCGGTTGACACCGCTTCCATCGCCAAACTGTAA
- the nusG gene encoding transcription termination/antitermination protein NusG, which translates to MPSTPEPHEQWYVLHVLSGQENSVRDRIIRKAKDAELSDFIYRVEVPTELISEVRNGKKTERHSKLFPGYVYANMYLLEADGSLNKDLWYFIQQIDGVISIAGSRNAPLPMRKREVEDLLPLLDAEAVAARPKVEFAVGDPVRVCEGPFQSQEGTIEEIDPEKGKLRVSVSIFGRATPVDLEYWQVEKA; encoded by the coding sequence ATGCCCAGTACCCCAGAGCCTCACGAACAATGGTACGTGCTTCATGTCCTCTCCGGACAGGAAAACAGCGTTCGTGACCGCATCATCCGCAAGGCCAAGGACGCCGAACTTTCCGACTTCATCTACCGGGTGGAAGTCCCCACCGAACTTATCTCCGAAGTCCGCAACGGCAAAAAGACGGAACGCCACAGCAAGCTGTTCCCCGGGTACGTTTACGCCAACATGTATCTGCTGGAAGCCGACGGCTCCCTGAACAAGGACCTCTGGTACTTCATTCAGCAGATTGACGGCGTCATCAGCATTGCCGGTTCCCGCAACGCCCCCCTCCCCATGCGCAAGCGCGAAGTGGAGGACCTGCTGCCCCTGCTGGACGCGGAAGCCGTCGCGGCCCGTCCCAAGGTGGAATTCGCCGTCGGTGACCCGGTGCGCGTCTGCGAAGGCCCGTTCCAGAGCCAGGAAGGCACCATCGAGGAAATCGATCCGGAAAAAGGCAAACTGCGTGTCAGCGTTTCCATCTTCGGCCGCGCCACTCCGGTGGACCTGGAATACTGGCAGGTTGAAAAGGCCTGA
- the tuf gene encoding elongation factor Tu — MAKEQFQRNKPHVNVGTIGHVDHGKTSLTAAITSVLAKKGFAEARGYDQIDAAPEERERGITISTAHVEYETDKRHYAHVDCPGHADYVKNMITGAAQMDGAILVVAASDGPMPQTREHILLARQVGVPAIVVYMNKCDLVDDPELIELVEMEVRELLNEYEFPGDDTPIIKGSAVKALEGDAAAEQSIMDLMEAVDAYIPQPERPVDQPFLMPVEDVFSISGRGTVATGRIERGIVKKMEEVEIIGIRDTQKTSVTDIEMFRKLLDEGQAGDNVGLLLRGVKKEDIERGQVIIKPGTVKPHKNFKAEVYVLTKEEGGRHTPFFNNYRPQFYFRTTDVTGCCTLPEGVEMVMPGDNVNLEVQLITPIAMEKAMRFAIREGGRTVGAGRISEILD, encoded by the coding sequence ATGGCTAAAGAGCAATTCCAGCGCAACAAGCCCCACGTGAACGTGGGCACCATCGGTCACGTTGACCACGGCAAAACCTCCCTTACCGCCGCCATTACTTCAGTGCTCGCTAAGAAGGGTTTCGCCGAAGCACGCGGCTATGACCAGATCGACGCCGCTCCCGAAGAACGCGAACGCGGCATCACCATCTCCACGGCACACGTTGAATACGAAACGGACAAGCGTCACTACGCTCACGTTGACTGCCCCGGACACGCCGACTATGTGAAGAACATGATCACCGGCGCTGCCCAGATGGACGGCGCCATCCTCGTGGTTGCCGCTTCCGACGGCCCGATGCCGCAGACCCGTGAACACATCCTTCTTGCCCGTCAGGTAGGCGTTCCCGCCATCGTCGTTTACATGAACAAGTGCGACCTGGTGGACGACCCCGAACTGATCGAACTCGTGGAAATGGAAGTCCGCGAACTTCTGAACGAATACGAATTCCCGGGCGACGACACCCCCATCATCAAGGGTTCCGCCGTTAAGGCTCTGGAAGGCGACGCCGCTGCCGAACAGTCCATCATGGACCTCATGGAAGCCGTTGACGCTTACATTCCCCAGCCGGAACGCCCCGTTGACCAGCCCTTCCTGATGCCCGTGGAAGACGTGTTCTCCATCTCCGGCCGCGGTACCGTGGCCACCGGCCGTATCGAACGCGGCATCGTGAAGAAGATGGAAGAAGTGGAAATCATCGGCATCCGCGATACCCAGAAGACCTCCGTTACGGACATCGAAATGTTCCGCAAGCTGCTTGACGAAGGCCAGGCCGGCGACAACGTGGGTCTGCTGCTCCGCGGCGTGAAGAAGGAAGACATCGAACGCGGCCAGGTGATCATCAAGCCCGGCACCGTGAAGCCCCACAAAAACTTCAAGGCTGAAGTTTACGTCCTGACCAAGGAAGAAGGCGGCCGTCACACTCCGTTCTTCAACAACTATCGCCCGCAGTTCTACTTCCGCACGACGGACGTGACCGGTTGCTGCACCCTTCCCGAAGGCGTGGAAATGGTGATGCCTGGTGACAACGTCAACCTGGAAGTTCAGCTCATCACCCCGATCGCCATGGAAAAAGCCATGCGCTTCGCTATCCGCGAAGGCGGCCGCACCGTAGGTGCCGGTCGTATCAGCGAAATCCTTGACTAA